The Entelurus aequoreus isolate RoL-2023_Sb linkage group LG23, RoL_Eaeq_v1.1, whole genome shotgun sequence genome has a window encoding:
- the LOC133640650 gene encoding oocyte zinc finger protein XlCOF22-like: MCGRTIAEYKEELCPTKEEKERQHQLLDAVFKKHQVVLHRTDVCEEHLYPEQQKWSFRMRTKVPQPSHIKKEEEYPLIPHFKKEEEDPLTPHSKEEVVDPLSLHIKEEEVDPLSPHIKEEEVDPLTPRFKEEEEDPLTPHFKEEAVDPLSPHIKEEEVDPLTHHFQEKVVDPLTPHIKEEEVDPLTPHIKEEEEEHSISQQGEHLEGLEEVDVTKMPVTGVPVKSEDDEVKGESEEKREAEPPSSSSTQHMTTEADGDHCGGSQADKLLAPLSDSEDTTSHSPDTDDEHSKDDKTCHTDNTHFTCSHCDKTFKYHCHLVRHMRTHTGEKPFSCSECGREFRLKPMLKEHMRIHTGEKPFSCSICGKHFTQGRHLKRHMRIHTGEKPFLCSICGKDFSRRDFFNAHMRIHTGEKPFSCSECDKSFVINQSLKVHMRTHTGEKPFSCSICGKDFNHKHHFKAHMRIHTGEKPFICSVCCKSFIQRHNLNVHMRTHTGEKVLSCSVCGERFSYKYQCKKHKCAGENSSSK; the protein is encoded by the coding sequence acgtctgtgaagaacatctttaccctgagcaacagaagtggagcttcaggatgCGGACGAAGGTGCCACAGCCCTCCcacattaagaaggaagaggaatacccactgatcccccattttaaaaaggaagaggaggacccactgacaccccattcTAAAGAAGAAGTGGTGGATCCACTGAGCcttcacattaaggaggaagaggtggatccactgagccctcacattaaggaggaagaggtggATCCACTGACACCCcgttttaaagaggaagaggaggacccactgacaccccattttaaagaggaagcggtggatccactgagccctcacattaaggaggaagaggtggATCCACTGACACACCATTTTCAAGAGAAAGTGGTGGatccactgacccctcacattaaggaggaagaggtggatccactgacccctcacattaaagaggaagaggaggaacacagcatcagtcagcagggagagcatcttgaaggactggaggaggttgatgtcaccaagatgccagtgactggtgtccctgtgaagagtgaagatgatgaggtcaaaggtgaaagtgaggagaagagagaggcggagcctccaagcagcagctcaactcaacacatgacaacagaagctgatggagaccactgtggaggatcacaagcagacaagctcttagctccactatcagatagtgaggacacaacgtcacactctcctgacactgatgatgaacactctaaagatgataagacatgtcacactgacaacacacacttcacatgttctcactgtgacaaaacttttaaataccattgtcatctggtaagacacatgagaacacacactggagagaaaccgttttcctgctcagaatgtggcagAGAGTTTAGACTAAAACCCATGctgaaagaacacatgagaatacatactggagaaaaacctttttcatgttcaatctgtggtaaacatTTTACTCAAGGGCGACATTTGAAgagacacatgagaatacacactggagaaaaaccttttttatgttcaatctgcggtaaagatttttcTCGAAGGGACTTTTTCAatgcacacatgagaatacacactggagaaaaacctttttcctgctcagaatgtgataaaagttttgtaataaatcaaagtttaaaagtacacatgcgaacacacactggtgaaaaacctttttcatgttcaatctgcggtaaagattttaatcATAAGCaccatttcaaagcacacatgagaatacacactggagaaaaaccttttatatgttcagtatgttgtaaaagttTTATACAAAGACATAATTTGaatgtacacatgagaacacacacaggagagaaagtgttgagttgcagtgtgtgtggtgaaagattctcttataagtaccagtgtaagaaacacaagtgtgctggtgagaacagcagcagcaaatga